In Sideroxyarcus emersonii, one DNA window encodes the following:
- a CDS encoding DUF190 domain-containing protein → MKGIYLKFYFHENRKHHHWLAYEWLLDQARKMGIHGGSAFRAIAGFGRDGELTEDRLSGLRGDMPVEVVFAVSEEDAERFLALLRAEKLSLFYIKMPVEFGVVDEA, encoded by the coding sequence ATGAAAGGCATTTACCTGAAGTTCTATTTTCACGAGAACCGTAAGCATCACCACTGGCTGGCCTATGAATGGCTGCTCGACCAGGCCAGGAAAATGGGCATTCACGGCGGCTCGGCATTCAGGGCCATTGCCGGTTTTGGCCGCGACGGGGAACTGACGGAAGATCGGCTGTCGGGATTGAGGGGGGATATGCCCGTAGAGGTGGTGTTCGCTGTCAGCGAAGAAGACGCCGAACGATTTTTGGCACTCTTGCGCGCCGAGAAGCTTTCACTGTTCTACATCAAGATGCCTGTCGAATTCGGTGTTGTCGATGAAGCGTAG